Proteins encoded within one genomic window of Brenneria nigrifluens DSM 30175 = ATCC 13028:
- a CDS encoding RpiB/LacA/LacB family sugar-phosphate isomerase, with protein sequence MKIALINENSQAAKNELIAATLTKVVEPLGHTVFNYGQYSAEDAAPLTYVQNGILAAILLNSGAADYVVTGCGTGAGAMLACNSFPGVICGLVVDPSDGYMFAQINDGNAISLPFAKGFGWGAELNLQYIFEKLFECEGGQGYPRDRVIPEQRNKKILDAVKAVAYKDLITILRGIDQDLLKGAISGPKFQEYFFANSKDEALSGYIKGLLA encoded by the coding sequence ATGAAAATTGCTCTGATTAATGAGAACAGCCAGGCTGCCAAGAATGAACTGATTGCCGCTACCTTGACCAAGGTTGTCGAGCCGCTGGGGCACACTGTTTTCAACTACGGTCAATATTCTGCCGAAGATGCCGCACCGCTGACCTATGTGCAGAACGGTATTCTGGCCGCGATTCTACTCAACTCCGGCGCCGCTGATTACGTGGTAACCGGCTGCGGCACCGGCGCTGGCGCAATGCTGGCCTGTAACTCTTTTCCTGGCGTGATCTGCGGTCTGGTGGTTGATCCTTCCGATGGCTATATGTTTGCTCAGATCAACGACGGTAACGCCATCTCCCTGCCCTTCGCCAAAGGTTTTGGCTGGGGCGCGGAGCTGAACCTGCAATATATCTTCGAAAAACTGTTCGAATGTGAAGGCGGTCAGGGTTATCCGCGCGACCGCGTTATTCCGGAACAGCGCAACAAGAAGATTCTGGATGCGGTCAAGGCCGTTGCCTACAAAGATCTGATCACCATTCTGCGGGGGATCGATCAGGATCTGCTTAAAGGCGCCATCAGCGGTCCAAAATTCCAGGAATACTTCTTCGCCAACAGCAAAGACGAAGCGCTAAGCGGTTACATTAAGGGGCTGCTGGCTTAG
- a CDS encoding AAA family ATPase yields MTSNQLAWQHLLPNHTPYQTLFNQAAQLTSAEFSAIQPRLADSLMLFCHPRAPARFMLLKAQENNEYIALIERAVKAIRPESDSLYGSKYIIEGGDIQIRPATQASDNFASQSTCCSQEWVEAEQLFGCVRYFRDEVTLHPGLIHQANGGTLILSARALLAQPLMWLRLKQIIVEGVYRWLSPDERKPLPVDIPPMPMDIRLIILGDRESLGDIHDMEPELGGVSVYGEFETQLQLIESDDMARWCAYINSLCMENNLPLLTADAWPEFFKLAVRYSGDQGCLPLCPLWLTHQLKHAALYTQSQEINAQTLIDAVTARRWREGYLRERMQDEIELGQILIETDGYVIGQVNGLSVLEYPGYPLTFGEPTRISCVVHPGDGEFTDVERKAELGGNLHAKGMMIMQAFLISELELDQQLPFSASIVFEQSYGEVDGDSASLAELSALISALALQPINQQIAVTGSVDQFGHVQPIGGVNEKIEGFFEVCQRRGLTGQQGVILPAANLRHLCLQEDVVAAVREGQFHLFPVENAPEAISLLTNLAYDDTRQPNLLAAIRERIGQLNPQERRRFPWFFR; encoded by the coding sequence TTGACCAGTAACCAACTCGCATGGCAGCATTTACTGCCCAACCATACGCCTTATCAAACGTTATTCAATCAGGCCGCACAGCTTACTTCTGCTGAATTTTCCGCTATCCAACCGCGTTTGGCCGACAGTTTGATGCTTTTTTGCCACCCGCGCGCGCCTGCGCGCTTTATGCTGCTGAAGGCACAGGAGAATAACGAATACATAGCGCTGATTGAACGTGCCGTGAAAGCCATCCGACCTGAATCCGACTCGTTGTACGGTAGTAAATACATCATAGAAGGCGGTGATATTCAGATACGGCCGGCAACCCAGGCTAGCGACAATTTTGCCTCACAGAGCACCTGTTGCAGTCAGGAATGGGTTGAAGCAGAGCAATTATTTGGATGTGTGCGTTATTTTCGCGATGAGGTCACCCTCCATCCAGGGTTGATCCATCAGGCAAACGGCGGCACGCTGATCCTTTCCGCCAGGGCATTACTGGCACAGCCGTTAATGTGGTTACGCCTGAAACAAATTATTGTCGAAGGGGTATATCGCTGGCTTTCCCCGGATGAGCGCAAACCGCTGCCTGTCGATATTCCGCCAATGCCGATGGATATTCGCTTAATCATTCTCGGCGATCGGGAAAGCTTAGGTGATATCCATGACATGGAGCCGGAATTAGGCGGGGTGTCCGTATACGGTGAATTTGAAACACAGCTACAGCTGATTGAAAGCGACGATATGGCGCGTTGGTGCGCTTATATCAACTCACTGTGTATGGAAAATAATCTGCCTTTGCTGACTGCCGATGCATGGCCTGAATTCTTTAAGCTGGCCGTGCGTTACAGCGGCGATCAGGGCTGCCTGCCATTATGCCCGCTATGGCTGACCCACCAGCTTAAGCACGCCGCGCTATATACGCAAAGTCAGGAAATCAATGCTCAGACACTTATCGACGCGGTAACGGCCCGCCGCTGGCGCGAAGGTTATCTGCGAGAACGTATGCAGGATGAAATTGAACTGGGCCAAATCCTGATTGAAACGGATGGGTATGTTATCGGGCAGGTCAACGGGCTTTCCGTACTGGAATATCCTGGTTATCCGCTGACGTTTGGCGAACCGACCCGCATCAGTTGTGTGGTCCATCCCGGTGACGGCGAATTCACCGATGTTGAGCGCAAAGCTGAACTTGGCGGAAATCTGCATGCCAAAGGCATGATGATTATGCAGGCGTTCCTGATATCCGAGTTAGAACTTGACCAACAGCTTCCTTTCTCCGCCTCCATTGTTTTTGAACAATCCTATGGCGAAGTTGACGGCGATAGCGCTTCGCTGGCGGAACTGAGCGCGCTGATCAGCGCTCTCGCCTTGCAGCCGATTAATCAGCAGATTGCCGTAACCGGTTCGGTTGATCAATTCGGTCATGTTCAACCTATCGGCGGGGTGAATGAAAAAATTGAAGGCTTCTTTGAAGTTTGCCAGCGTCGCGGTTTAACCGGTCAACAGGGTGTAATACTACCTGCGGCCAATCTGCGTCACTTATGTCTGCAAGAAGACGTCGTAGCCGCCGTTCGTGAAGGTCAATTCCATCTTTTCCCGGTGGAAAACGCGCCGGAGGCGATATCATTACTGACAAATCTGGCTTATGACGATACTCGCCAGCCCAATTTGCTGGCCGCCATCCGTGAAAGAATCGGACAACTCAACCCGCAGGAACGACGGCGTTTCCCGTGGTTTTTCCGTTAA
- the matP gene encoding macrodomain Ter protein MatP: MKYQQLENLECGWKWKYLVKKYREGEQITRFLELSAAEESVSLLLKLENQPVKVLEWIEQCMNPALENRMKQTIRARRKRHFDAEHQHTRKKSIDLEYLVWQRLAGLAQRRGSTLSDTIVQLIEDAEHKEKYASQMSLLKQDLKAILNKEKSD; the protein is encoded by the coding sequence ATGAAATATCAACAATTAGAAAATCTTGAGTGCGGTTGGAAGTGGAAATATCTGGTGAAGAAGTACCGGGAAGGTGAGCAGATTACCCGTTTCCTGGAGCTTAGCGCTGCTGAGGAGTCGGTGAGTTTACTGCTGAAACTGGAAAATCAGCCGGTTAAGGTATTGGAATGGATCGAACAGTGTATGAATCCAGCACTGGAAAACCGCATGAAGCAAACTATTCGTGCGCGGCGTAAACGTCATTTTGATGCGGAGCATCAGCATACCCGTAAGAAATCGATCGATTTGGAGTATCTTGTCTGGCAACGTCTGGCGGGACTGGCGCAAAGGCGGGGAAGCACGCTATCGGACACCATTGTGCAACTGATTGAGGACGCCGAGCATAAAGAGAAATACGCCAGCCAGATGTCGCTGTTGAAACAGGATCTCAAGGCGATTCTGAATAAAGAAAAAAGCGACTAG
- the ompA gene encoding porin OmpA, whose translation MKKTAIAIAVALAGFATVAQAAPKDNTWYTGGKLGWSQYHDTSLYGNGYRVSNNPDESQLGAGAFLGYQANQYLGFELGYDWLGRMKYTGTYHGDYRAQGVQLSAKLSYPVATDLDVYTRLGGFIWRVDSSDDLGHSNNDTGVSPLAAAGLEYAIDKNWATRLEYQWVNNIGDAATVGGRPDNGLLSVGVSYRFGQDDNYVAPAPAPAPAPVVETKRFTLKSDVLFNFNKSTLKAEGQQSLDQLYSQLSSLDPKDGSVVVLGFTDRIGSDQYNQALSEKRAQSVVDYLVSKGIPADKISARGHGEANPVTGSTCDNVTPRAALIDCLAPDRRVEIEVKGIKDVVTQPQA comes from the coding sequence ATGAAAAAAACAGCTATCGCAATTGCAGTGGCACTGGCGGGCTTCGCTACCGTAGCTCAAGCCGCACCTAAAGATAATACCTGGTATACCGGTGGTAAACTGGGCTGGTCCCAGTACCACGATACCTCTCTGTATGGCAATGGTTATCGAGTAAGCAACAACCCGGATGAAAGTCAACTGGGTGCTGGTGCGTTCCTCGGTTACCAAGCCAATCAATATTTAGGCTTTGAACTGGGTTATGACTGGCTGGGCCGTATGAAATATACCGGCACTTACCACGGCGACTATAGAGCGCAAGGCGTTCAACTGTCAGCTAAACTGAGCTATCCGGTCGCCACCGATCTGGACGTTTATACCCGTCTGGGTGGTTTTATTTGGCGTGTCGATAGCAGTGATGACCTCGGTCACAGCAACAACGACACCGGCGTATCTCCGCTGGCTGCCGCTGGTTTGGAATATGCCATCGACAAAAACTGGGCAACTCGTCTGGAATACCAATGGGTTAACAACATCGGCGACGCAGCTACCGTTGGCGGTCGTCCTGACAATGGCCTGTTGAGCGTTGGTGTTTCTTACCGCTTCGGTCAAGATGACAACTACGTAGCTCCGGCTCCGGCACCGGCTCCGGCGCCGGTGGTTGAAACCAAGCGTTTCACCCTGAAGTCTGACGTACTGTTCAACTTCAACAAATCCACGCTGAAAGCGGAAGGCCAGCAATCACTGGATCAACTGTACTCTCAGTTGAGTTCTCTGGATCCGAAAGACGGCTCTGTTGTCGTTCTGGGCTTCACCGACCGTATTGGTTCCGACCAGTACAACCAGGCGCTGTCTGAAAAACGCGCACAAAGCGTTGTCGATTACCTGGTTTCCAAAGGTATCCCGGCAGACAAAATCTCCGCTCGCGGCCACGGTGAAGCAAACCCGGTTACCGGTTCTACCTGCGACAACGTGACACCACGCGCTGCGCTGATCGACTGCCTGGCACCGGATCGCCGTGTAGAAATCGAAGTTAAAGGCATCAAAGACGTGGTAACTCAGCCTCAGGCTTAA
- a CDS encoding tellurite resistance TerB family protein translates to MNNWIQQIQGLLSSGCSKQGNHHQSGRNGNLGDMLKPAALGGLAGVLLSNKSARKIMGSLGKNALIIGGSAAAGVVLWDQYKKRVRDTHQDDPQFGVQSSPDNIRARRLIQALVFAAKSDGHIDDAEKQRIDENIRQLQLGSEAQRWVQEAIAQPLDPELLARDVKNEEEALEVYFLSCAVIDVDHFMEKSYLDALAASLKIPQDVRQSIANEMNNQQQAGQ, encoded by the coding sequence ATGAATAATTGGATACAACAGATTCAGGGGCTATTAAGCTCCGGCTGCTCGAAGCAGGGTAATCATCATCAGAGCGGCAGGAATGGTAATCTGGGCGATATGCTGAAACCTGCCGCACTAGGGGGACTGGCCGGTGTGTTGCTATCGAATAAATCGGCCCGGAAAATAATGGGATCCCTGGGTAAGAACGCATTGATTATCGGGGGCAGCGCCGCGGCCGGCGTTGTGCTATGGGATCAGTATAAAAAGCGGGTTCGGGATACGCATCAGGACGATCCGCAATTTGGCGTGCAGTCATCACCGGACAATATACGTGCGCGGCGTTTGATTCAGGCCTTGGTGTTTGCGGCCAAGAGCGACGGTCATATCGATGACGCGGAAAAACAGCGGATTGATGAAAATATCCGCCAATTACAATTGGGCAGCGAAGCTCAGCGGTGGGTGCAGGAGGCAATAGCGCAGCCGCTCGATCCGGAGTTGTTAGCCAGAGATGTCAAGAATGAGGAAGAAGCGCTGGAAGTCTATTTTCTGAGCTGTGCGGTGATCGATGTCGACCATTTTATGGAGAAAAGCTATCTGGACGCCTTGGCCGCGTCGCTTAAGATCCCTCAGGATGTCCGTCAGTCGATCGCCAATGAAATGAATAATCAGCAACAGGCGGGCCAGTAA
- the fabA gene encoding bifunctional 3-hydroxydecanoyl-ACP dehydratase/trans-2-decenoyl-ACP isomerase, whose translation MVDKRESYTKEDLLASSRGELFGPQGPQLPAPNMLMMDRVVKMTEDGGNHGKGYVEAELDINPEQWFFGCHFIGDPVMPGCLGLDAMWQLVGFYLGWLGGEGKGRALGVGEVKFTGQVLPSAKKVTYRIHFKRVINRRLVMGIADGEVLVDDHLIYTANELKVGLFKDTSAF comes from the coding sequence ATGGTAGATAAACGCGAATCCTATACAAAAGAAGACCTTCTTGCCTCCAGCCGCGGTGAACTGTTTGGCCCGCAAGGACCACAGCTGCCGGCGCCCAATATGCTGATGATGGACCGGGTGGTAAAAATGACCGAAGACGGCGGTAATCACGGCAAAGGCTATGTGGAAGCGGAACTGGATATCAACCCTGAGCAGTGGTTCTTTGGTTGCCATTTTATCGGCGATCCCGTAATGCCTGGCTGCCTTGGTCTGGATGCCATGTGGCAGTTGGTCGGCTTCTATCTGGGTTGGCTGGGCGGCGAAGGAAAAGGACGCGCCTTAGGCGTGGGTGAAGTAAAATTCACCGGGCAGGTTTTGCCCAGCGCTAAAAAAGTCACCTACCGTATTCATTTCAAACGCGTCATCAACCGCCGCCTGGTTATGGGCATCGCCGATGGTGAAGTATTGGTAGACGACCACTTAATCTATACGGCAAATGAACTGAAGGTCGGCTTGTTCAAAGATACAAGCGCCTTCTGA